One part of the Magallana gigas chromosome 5, xbMagGiga1.1, whole genome shotgun sequence genome encodes these proteins:
- the LOC105337569 gene encoding uncharacterized protein isoform X2, producing MHWFTFILVGSVYQTPSVSTFSVSINASTKSIKPGENVHIDCTIFGLSPLQYLNSQVTLLLRQNDSIKTAVRIWTDGSHNVTEKYGGTVNYYVDDECQLRNRILVRFDIFNASTSDEGIYSFYTTHNLVTQYDSINLYSGNKTEKLSNYVVVRHVETLESSIPYFCCKYGFSILENESFVNFINLRRNESAYFPVIPTFGTNNNAIAIVKPWISYEGCYNLTKDKSSEMDCTKISVIDWTTKKDSLPLIGIKRKKYCALLDQSIQETAKRVSYSYCLENENTESVNYIELFSMIEKRPTLLEEINTSCMAAYTVKEANASRLYGIPCYNSSRHCDAYCLEKDRSNATYHGNLSWSEAMDICISLNKSLPGINSDFLSTSIDQENRSVCLAAYQSSSVVFQPVIKHINKNGNITALLSNTGLSLPFICGANPDTEKPDNCVGTTRAVKTDSTVFTTSKCSNKEKVSTDNDSTLIMIIPMTVPGFLLIIVAVVWVIHSETQEVATTIIRRGLDNNFINQTEAHSDLRNETHFSNEYTLTDENDEYDVLRSKRENHDISPDANIYDRANNLVSGIYDSTLRRIENKGSETFLKNT from the exons ATGCACTGGTTTACATTTATATTGGTGGGATCAGTGTATCAAACACCGTCTGTGAGTACTTTTTCTG TTTCAATTAATGCGTCGACAAAGTCCATAAAACCAGGAGAAAACGTTCACATTGATTGTACTATTTTTGGATTAAGCCCCTTGCAGTATTTAAATTCTCAAGTAACGTTACTCTTGAGACAAAATGATAGCATTAAAACAGCAGTGAGGATATGGACAGATGGATCGCACAACGTAACTGAGAAGTATGGAGGGACGGTTAACTATTATGTAGATGACGAATGTCAATTGAGGAACAGGATCTTGGTGAGATTCGACATCTTCA ATGCCAGTACCTCGGATGAGggaatttattcattttacacgACCCACAACTTGGTAACACAATATGATAGTATCAATCTCTATTCAGGCA ATAAAACAGAGAAGCTTTCAAACTACGTTGTTGTACGACATGTTGAAACTCTAGAGAGCTCTATTccatatttttgttgtaaatatgGCTTCAGTATCCTTGAGAACGAGTcttttgtcaatttcattaatcttCGTCGCAATGAATCCGCATATTTCCCTGTAATTCCAACATTTGGTACTAACAATAATGCCATTGCCATAGTCAAGCCATGGATATCTTATGAAG GGTGTTACAACCTTACAAAAGACAAGTCTTCGGAAATGGACTGTACAAAAATCAGTGTTATAGATTGGACGACGAAAAAAGACTCGCTTCCCTTAATTGGGATAAAG aGGAAGAAATATTGTGCTTTACTGGACCAGAGTATTCAGGAAACTGCAAAACGTGTTTCTTATAGCTATTGCCTAGAAAATGAAAACACGGAGTCAGTGAATTATATAGAACTATTTTCCATGATAGAGA AAAGACCTACATTGCTGGAAGAAATAAATACAAGTTGTATGGCGGCATACACAGTTAAAGAAGCTAATGCAAGCAGACTCTATGGAATACCATGCTATAATTCTTCGAGGCATTGTGATGCATATTGTTTAGAAAAAG acaGATCAAACGCTACTTACCACGGTAACTTATCTTGGAGTGAGGCTATGGACATATGTATTAGTCTAAACAAATCTCTACCAGGAATTAACTCCGATTTCCTCAGCACCTCAATTGACCAAGAAAACAGATCTGTGTGCCTGGCCGCATACCAAAGCTCATCTGTTGTGTTCCAACCAGTCATCAAGCATATAAACAAAAATGGAAACATAACTGCCCTTCTTTCTAATACCGGTTTAAGCCTTCCTTTCATATGCGGAGCTAACCCAG ATACAGAAAAGCCAGACAATTGTGTTGGCACTACACGGGCTGTTAAAACAGATTCAACTGTGTTTACAACGTCTAAATGTTCTAATAAGGAGAAGGTGTCAACAG ATAATGACTCTACCCTGATCATGATAATACCAATGACTGTTCCTGGATTCCTGCTTATCATCGTTGCAGTTGTTTGGGTCATCCACAG TGAAACACAAGAAGTAGCAACAACAATCATTAGAAGAGGACTGGATAACAATTTCATTAACCAGACGGAAGCTCATTCGGATCTTCGTAATGAAACGCATTTCAGCAATGAATACACACTGACTGATGAAAACGATGAGTATGATGTCTTAAGGAGCAAACGGGAAAATCACGATATTTCACCTGATGCTAACATTTATGACCGGGCAAATAACTTAGTCAGTGGAATTTATGATAGCACTTTGAGGAGAATAGAAAACAAGGGgagtgaaacatttttaaaaaacacatga
- the LOC105337569 gene encoding uncharacterized protein isoform X1 yields MHWFTFILVGSVYQTPSVSTFSVSINASTKSIKPGENVHIDCTIFGLSPLQYLNSQVTLLLRQNDSIKTAVRIWTDGSHNVTEKYGGTVNYYVDDECQLRNRILVRFDIFNASTSDEGIYSFYTTHNLVTQYDSINLYSGNKTEKLSNYVVVRHVETLESSIPYFCCKYGFSILENESFVNFINLRRNESAYFPVIPTFGTNNNAIAIVKPWISYEGCYNLTKDKSSEMDCTKISVIDWTTKKDSLPLIGIKRKKYCALLDQSIQETAKRVSYSYCLENENTESVNYIELFSMIEKRPTLLEEINTSCMAAYTVKEANASRLYGIPCYNSSRHCDAYCLEKDRSNATYHGNLSWSEAMDICISLNKSLPGINSDFLSTSIDQENRSVCLAAYQSSSVVFQPVIKHINKNGNITALLSNTGLSLPFICGANPDTEKPDNCVGTTRAVKTDSTVFTTSKCSNKEKVSTDNDSTLIMIIPMTVPGFLLIIVAVVWVIHRVNRKCGSRNVSVINNEYIYSYPSETQEVATTIIRRGLDNNFINQTEAHSDLRNETHFSNEYTLTDENDEYDVLRSKRENHDISPDANIYDRANNLVSGIYDSTLRRIENKGSETFLKNT; encoded by the exons ATGCACTGGTTTACATTTATATTGGTGGGATCAGTGTATCAAACACCGTCTGTGAGTACTTTTTCTG TTTCAATTAATGCGTCGACAAAGTCCATAAAACCAGGAGAAAACGTTCACATTGATTGTACTATTTTTGGATTAAGCCCCTTGCAGTATTTAAATTCTCAAGTAACGTTACTCTTGAGACAAAATGATAGCATTAAAACAGCAGTGAGGATATGGACAGATGGATCGCACAACGTAACTGAGAAGTATGGAGGGACGGTTAACTATTATGTAGATGACGAATGTCAATTGAGGAACAGGATCTTGGTGAGATTCGACATCTTCA ATGCCAGTACCTCGGATGAGggaatttattcattttacacgACCCACAACTTGGTAACACAATATGATAGTATCAATCTCTATTCAGGCA ATAAAACAGAGAAGCTTTCAAACTACGTTGTTGTACGACATGTTGAAACTCTAGAGAGCTCTATTccatatttttgttgtaaatatgGCTTCAGTATCCTTGAGAACGAGTcttttgtcaatttcattaatcttCGTCGCAATGAATCCGCATATTTCCCTGTAATTCCAACATTTGGTACTAACAATAATGCCATTGCCATAGTCAAGCCATGGATATCTTATGAAG GGTGTTACAACCTTACAAAAGACAAGTCTTCGGAAATGGACTGTACAAAAATCAGTGTTATAGATTGGACGACGAAAAAAGACTCGCTTCCCTTAATTGGGATAAAG aGGAAGAAATATTGTGCTTTACTGGACCAGAGTATTCAGGAAACTGCAAAACGTGTTTCTTATAGCTATTGCCTAGAAAATGAAAACACGGAGTCAGTGAATTATATAGAACTATTTTCCATGATAGAGA AAAGACCTACATTGCTGGAAGAAATAAATACAAGTTGTATGGCGGCATACACAGTTAAAGAAGCTAATGCAAGCAGACTCTATGGAATACCATGCTATAATTCTTCGAGGCATTGTGATGCATATTGTTTAGAAAAAG acaGATCAAACGCTACTTACCACGGTAACTTATCTTGGAGTGAGGCTATGGACATATGTATTAGTCTAAACAAATCTCTACCAGGAATTAACTCCGATTTCCTCAGCACCTCAATTGACCAAGAAAACAGATCTGTGTGCCTGGCCGCATACCAAAGCTCATCTGTTGTGTTCCAACCAGTCATCAAGCATATAAACAAAAATGGAAACATAACTGCCCTTCTTTCTAATACCGGTTTAAGCCTTCCTTTCATATGCGGAGCTAACCCAG ATACAGAAAAGCCAGACAATTGTGTTGGCACTACACGGGCTGTTAAAACAGATTCAACTGTGTTTACAACGTCTAAATGTTCTAATAAGGAGAAGGTGTCAACAG ATAATGACTCTACCCTGATCATGATAATACCAATGACTGTTCCTGGATTCCTGCTTATCATCGTTGCAGTTGTTTGGGTCATCCACAG AGTTAATAGAAAATGTGGATCTCGAAATGTGAGCGTTATTAATAATGAATACATCTATTCATATCCCAGTGAAACACAAGAAGTAGCAACAACAATCATTAGAAGAGGACTGGATAACAATTTCATTAACCAGACGGAAGCTCATTCGGATCTTCGTAATGAAACGCATTTCAGCAATGAATACACACTGACTGATGAAAACGATGAGTATGATGTCTTAAGGAGCAAACGGGAAAATCACGATATTTCACCTGATGCTAACATTTATGACCGGGCAAATAACTTAGTCAGTGGAATTTATGATAGCACTTTGAGGAGAATAGAAAACAAGGGgagtgaaacatttttaaaaaacacatga
- the LOC105337569 gene encoding uncharacterized protein isoform X3 produces MHWFTFILVGSVYQTPSVSTFSVSINASTKSIKPGENVHIDCTIFGLSPLQYLNSQVTLLLRQNDSIKTAVRIWTDGSHNVTEKYGGTVNYYVDDECQLRNRILVRFDIFNASTSDEGIYSFYTTHNLVTQYDSINLYSGNKTEKLSNYVVVRHVETLESSIPYFCCKYGFSILENESFVNFINLRRNESAYFPVIPTFGTNNNAIAIVKPWISYEGCYNLTKDKSSEMDCTKISVIDWTTKKDSLPLIGIKRKKYCALLDQSIQETAKRVSYSYCLENENTESVNYIELFSMIEKRPTLLEEINTSCMAAYTVKEANASRLYGIPCYNSSRHCDAYCLEKDRSNATYHGNLSWSEAMDICISLNKSLPGINSDFLSTSIDQENRSVCLAAYQSSSVVFQPVIKHINKNGNITALLSNTGLSLPFICGANPDTEKPDNCVGTTRAVKTDSTVFTTSKCSNKEKVSTDNDSTLIMIIPMTVPGFLLIIVAVVWVIHRHFQKHKPLYLVVRRSSTNNRENNYDSIAIQ; encoded by the exons ATGCACTGGTTTACATTTATATTGGTGGGATCAGTGTATCAAACACCGTCTGTGAGTACTTTTTCTG TTTCAATTAATGCGTCGACAAAGTCCATAAAACCAGGAGAAAACGTTCACATTGATTGTACTATTTTTGGATTAAGCCCCTTGCAGTATTTAAATTCTCAAGTAACGTTACTCTTGAGACAAAATGATAGCATTAAAACAGCAGTGAGGATATGGACAGATGGATCGCACAACGTAACTGAGAAGTATGGAGGGACGGTTAACTATTATGTAGATGACGAATGTCAATTGAGGAACAGGATCTTGGTGAGATTCGACATCTTCA ATGCCAGTACCTCGGATGAGggaatttattcattttacacgACCCACAACTTGGTAACACAATATGATAGTATCAATCTCTATTCAGGCA ATAAAACAGAGAAGCTTTCAAACTACGTTGTTGTACGACATGTTGAAACTCTAGAGAGCTCTATTccatatttttgttgtaaatatgGCTTCAGTATCCTTGAGAACGAGTcttttgtcaatttcattaatcttCGTCGCAATGAATCCGCATATTTCCCTGTAATTCCAACATTTGGTACTAACAATAATGCCATTGCCATAGTCAAGCCATGGATATCTTATGAAG GGTGTTACAACCTTACAAAAGACAAGTCTTCGGAAATGGACTGTACAAAAATCAGTGTTATAGATTGGACGACGAAAAAAGACTCGCTTCCCTTAATTGGGATAAAG aGGAAGAAATATTGTGCTTTACTGGACCAGAGTATTCAGGAAACTGCAAAACGTGTTTCTTATAGCTATTGCCTAGAAAATGAAAACACGGAGTCAGTGAATTATATAGAACTATTTTCCATGATAGAGA AAAGACCTACATTGCTGGAAGAAATAAATACAAGTTGTATGGCGGCATACACAGTTAAAGAAGCTAATGCAAGCAGACTCTATGGAATACCATGCTATAATTCTTCGAGGCATTGTGATGCATATTGTTTAGAAAAAG acaGATCAAACGCTACTTACCACGGTAACTTATCTTGGAGTGAGGCTATGGACATATGTATTAGTCTAAACAAATCTCTACCAGGAATTAACTCCGATTTCCTCAGCACCTCAATTGACCAAGAAAACAGATCTGTGTGCCTGGCCGCATACCAAAGCTCATCTGTTGTGTTCCAACCAGTCATCAAGCATATAAACAAAAATGGAAACATAACTGCCCTTCTTTCTAATACCGGTTTAAGCCTTCCTTTCATATGCGGAGCTAACCCAG ATACAGAAAAGCCAGACAATTGTGTTGGCACTACACGGGCTGTTAAAACAGATTCAACTGTGTTTACAACGTCTAAATGTTCTAATAAGGAGAAGGTGTCAACAG ATAATGACTCTACCCTGATCATGATAATACCAATGACTGTTCCTGGATTCCTGCTTATCATCGTTGCAGTTGTTTGGGTCATCCACAG ACACTTCCAAAAGCATAAGCCGCTATATCTTGTTGTAAGAAGAAGTTCTACAAACAACCGTGAAAATAATTATGACAGTATTGCCATACAATA A